The Deltaproteobacteria bacterium genome window below encodes:
- a CDS encoding type II secretion system protein M, translating to MMASVFSAAHGRTRPAYIVLAAAVFAVFLNLVLSFTFIKDQDERARELKDRALALRGALSGKGSGTNDTALAVSFIKGLPESGELASVLEEVFKSAKRSGLSVATAEYNSETFKDSSISRYAFTFPVEGSYRDVKRFLYDVESSRRPLVIEELSLASGKAGEGKTALRIRMSVYYR from the coding sequence ATGATGGCATCGGTATTCTCGGCAGCCCATGGGAGGACCAGGCCGGCCTATATCGTCCTGGCCGCGGCCGTTTTTGCCGTATTCCTGAACCTTGTCTTAAGCTTTACGTTCATCAAGGACCAGGATGAGAGGGCAAGGGAGCTAAAGGACAGGGCTTTGGCATTGAGGGGTGCCCTTTCGGGCAAAGGCTCAGGGACGAATGATACTGCCCTGGCCGTCAGCTTCATAAAAGGGCTTCCGGAATCAGGTGAACTGGCTTCGGTATTGGAAGAGGTGTTCAAGTCCGCGAAAAGGAGCGGGCTTTCGGTCGCAACCGCCGAGTATAATTCCGAGACTTTCAAGGACAGCTCGATTTCCAGGTACGCATTCACCTTCCCGGTCGAAGGCAGCTACAGGGACGTAAAAAGGTTCCTGTATGATGTCGAGTCCAGCAGGCGTCCCCTGGTGATAGAGGAGTTGAGCCTGGCAAGCGGCAAAGCGGGTGAGGGGAAGACCGCATTGAGGATAAGGATGTCCGTTTATTACAGGTAG